In Bacillota bacterium, the DNA window GATGCTGTGCTATGGCACCAGCGGCATGTCCGTTATGGAGATGAGTCATCGATCTAAAGACTTTGAAGCAATCATAGGCTCAGCTGAGGAACTGCTGCGTGAACTCATGGGTATTCCCTCAAACTATAAAGTGCTCTTTTTACAGGGCGGCGCATCGATGCAGTTCGCGGCTATTCCGATGAACCTGATGACAAAGTACGGAAAGGCACAGTTCATCAACACAGGCATGTGGTCTAAAAAAGCTATCGCTGAAGCAAAACGCTTTGGTATCGCAGATGTTGTCGCAACAAGTGAAGACAAGAATTTCTCCTATGTTCCAAAGGTTCCGGCATCCGCATTTTCACAGGATGTCGACTATGTCTACACCTGCGCCAATAACACAATATTCGGCACACGTTATAACTACGTTCCTGAAACAGGAAACGTTCCCCTTGTATCGGATATGTCCTCATGCATTCTTTCCGAGCCTGTAGATGTTTCAAAATACGGTCTTATCTTTGCGGGCGCTCAGAAGAATATGGGACCTGCGGGACTTACCGTTGTCATCGTCCGTGAAGATCTTATCGGCAAAGAGATGGAAAAGACACCGACAATGCTCAAATATTCGACACAGGCAGAAAACGGCTCAATGTACAACACACCACCTACATACGCTGTCTATATATGCAAGCTCGTGCTTGAATGGCTGAAGGCTAAGGGCGGACTTACCGCTATGCAGAAGATCAACGAGGAAAAGGCCGCTATCCTCTATAAATTCCTTGAAGAATCCAAGATGTTCAATTCCACAACAGTTAAAGAAGACCGCTCGCTTATGAACATTCCGTTCGTTACAGGCAATGACGATCTTGACAAGCTGTTCGTTAAGGAAGCCACCGCTGCTGGTTTTGTCAATATCAAAGGTCACCGTTCAGTCGGCGGCATGAGAGCAAGCATCTACAACGCTATGCCGGTCGAAGGCGTTTCAAAACTCGTTGAATTTATGAAGGAATTCGAAGTTAAAAATAAGTAAGGAGTTTTGTCATGTTTAATATAAAGCTTTACAATAAAATCGCCGCCTGCGGGCTGCAGTGTTTTGACGCCGCTCATTATACCTGCGCTGAGGAAATAGACAATTACGACGGTATCCTCGTACGCAGTGCCGCTCTACACGAGGTTGAATTTCCTAAAACATTAAAGGCTATCGCCCGTGCTGGCGCCGGCGTCAACAATATCCCGATAGACAAGTGCTCAGAGGCTGGCATCGTTGTATTCAACACCCCGGGCG includes these proteins:
- the serC gene encoding 3-phosphoserine/phosphohydroxythreonine transaminase → MNRVYNFSAGPSVLPEEVMKIAQSEMLCYGTSGMSVMEMSHRSKDFEAIIGSAEELLRELMGIPSNYKVLFLQGGASMQFAAIPMNLMTKYGKAQFINTGMWSKKAIAEAKRFGIADVVATSEDKNFSYVPKVPASAFSQDVDYVYTCANNTIFGTRYNYVPETGNVPLVSDMSSCILSEPVDVSKYGLIFAGAQKNMGPAGLTVVIVREDLIGKEMEKTPTMLKYSTQAENGSMYNTPPTYAVYICKLVLEWLKAKGGLTAMQKINEEKAAILYKFLEESKMFNSTTVKEDRSLMNIPFVTGNDDLDKLFVKEATAAGFVNIKGHRSVGGMRASIYNAMPVEGVSKLVEFMKEFEVKNK